Proteins encoded by one window of Cupriavidus sp. EM10:
- the truA gene encoding tRNA pseudouridine(38-40) synthase TruA translates to MNRIAIGLHYDGSAFSGWQSQPHRNTVQDRLEDAIERFAGTRLLTTVAGRTDTGVHALGQVIHLDTELDRDKFSWVRGVNAFLPPSIALQWAEPVDEGFHARFLAYERMYYYALYTGPHRVPMIHGRAGYQMLPPGQRIDVDAMRAAAACLLGEHDFSAFRAAECQAKSPVKTMYDVTIRDDGHWVFLRFRASAFLHHMVRNLMGCLVAVGRGRYPAEWMAEVLAGRNRQKAAPTFMPDGLYLVDVKYPEPYRLPRADASASFFHGVFADGSDNGD, encoded by the coding sequence ATGAATCGCATCGCCATCGGACTTCACTACGACGGTTCGGCCTTTTCCGGCTGGCAGTCGCAGCCCCACCGCAATACCGTGCAGGACCGCCTGGAAGACGCCATCGAGCGCTTTGCGGGGACGCGCCTGCTGACCACGGTGGCGGGGCGGACCGATACCGGCGTGCATGCGCTGGGCCAGGTGATCCATCTGGATACCGAGCTGGATCGCGACAAGTTCTCGTGGGTGCGCGGCGTCAATGCCTTCCTGCCGCCGTCGATCGCGCTGCAATGGGCCGAGCCGGTGGACGAAGGCTTCCACGCGCGCTTTCTGGCCTACGAGCGGATGTATTACTACGCGCTCTACACCGGCCCGCACCGCGTGCCGATGATCCACGGCCGGGCGGGCTACCAGATGCTGCCCCCGGGGCAGCGGATCGACGTCGATGCGATGCGCGCGGCCGCGGCCTGCCTGCTGGGCGAGCATGATTTCTCGGCCTTCCGCGCAGCCGAATGCCAGGCCAAGTCGCCGGTCAAGACAATGTACGACGTGACGATCCGCGACGACGGTCACTGGGTGTTCCTGCGCTTTCGCGCCAGCGCCTTCCTGCACCACATGGTGCGCAACCTGATGGGCTGTCTGGTGGCCGTGGGGCGGGGCCGCTATCCGGCGGAATGGATGGCCGAGGTGCTGGCCGGCCGCAACCGCCAGAAGGCCGCGCCGACGTTCATGCCCGACGGGCTGTACCTGGTCGACGTGAAGTATCCTGAGCCGTACCGGCTTCCCAGGGCGGATGCGTCCGCCAGCTTCTTCCACGGAGTATTTGCCGATGGTTCCGACAATGGCGACTGA